Proteins from one Armatimonadota bacterium genomic window:
- a CDS encoding DUF167 domain-containing protein: protein MVRDMEKTLLKVRVNPRSSRNQIMGWKDDVLLVKVTAPPVEGTANKACIELLADRLGIKKSQISLTAGATSREKTFEILGLSISEVKQRLK from the coding sequence ATGGTAAGGGATATGGAGAAGACTCTTCTTAAAGTTCGCGTTAATCCAAGAAGCTCACGAAACCAGATTATGGGATGGAAGGATGATGTCCTTCTTGTAAAGGTAACCGCCCCGCCAGTAGAAGGAACTGCGAATAAAGCATGTATAGAGTTACTTGCCGACCGGCTTGGCATAAAGAAGTCGCAAATTTCCCTTACCGCAGGCGCCACTAGTCGCGAAAAGACCTTCGAGATCTTGGGGCTTTCTATTTCGGAGGTTAAGCAGCGCTTAAAGTAG
- a CDS encoding DUF2500 family protein, protein MKLFIIGILIALYVVILWVLVFFALRRGYREWREGRSTRFRRVPACVMDKRRASEYSDAVGQPISRYFITFKYEGEQREFEVSEEIYTSTRIGGEGVLILKSENYQTFEPKSPGDETDEVYRRMVKW, encoded by the coding sequence ATGAAGCTATTTATAATAGGGATTCTTATTGCGCTATATGTTGTAATCTTATGGGTGCTCGTGTTTTTTGCATTGCGTCGGGGATATCGCGAATGGCGTGAAGGCCGCTCAACTCGCTTTCGCCGTGTTCCTGCGTGCGTAATGGATAAGCGCAGGGCATCTGAATATTCAGACGCAGTAGGTCAGCCGATATCACGATATTTTATTACTTTCAAATACGAAGGCGAGCAAAGGGAATTCGAGGTTTCAGAGGAAATATACACCTCAACTCGGATTGGTGGCGAAGGCGTGCTAATCCTCAAGTCCGAGAATTATCAGACTTTCGAGCCGAAGTCCCCTGGCGATGAAACAGACGAGGTGTATCGACGGATGGTTAAATGGTAA
- a CDS encoding type II CAAX endopeptidase family protein produces the protein MNDSVFSNNSPRYPEKRFISLLVTLGLLIVLIGYLQRLDALSSRGDSFSPLAFQTDMMVKISYAYERLAEFKRDESTVDAADFLKRRAIKAYQEVVQETPIPRYVRRYIILKHDINPLGIEKAIQLLEETAARPEYSKHRQKQLLIEADMWRSIYLKPGVPRPDVPIFEHRINNLHLGWYAHLALRDLYRQAGLDEQAKQQQMAALNSAGVNAVILSGIFLCALAVLFAGLVLLIAYIDLKIHPKALRTSVPIEIQADPSVIAGYLLEVFITYLIVLLASQLIGGVLLGTANFVSEELNPTFAIAVTAGTYVFGGLVALAYLSFRLNLAGWSWKSLGLKVDNFGRNVLFGIGGYCAALPLVLAAGYISQLMERYIRSPENPVLPLCLQADTIIAKMLLFLLVAVAAPFFEELFFRGVLFTGLRARWGVNVAVVVSAIIFASIHPFPIHFLPVFVLGTAFAILTYERGSLISSMVAHALQNSAVFLLLVLVN, from the coding sequence GTGAACGATTCTGTTTTCTCCAACAATTCCCCTAGATATCCCGAGAAGCGATTTATCAGCTTGTTAGTGACTCTCGGTTTGCTGATAGTGCTTATTGGCTATCTCCAGAGGCTTGATGCGCTATCGTCGAGGGGCGATTCTTTTTCCCCGCTTGCTTTTCAGACAGACATGATGGTAAAGATTTCCTATGCTTACGAACGCTTGGCAGAATTTAAAAGAGACGAATCAACGGTTGATGCCGCGGACTTTTTAAAGAGAAGGGCCATTAAGGCGTACCAAGAGGTGGTCCAAGAGACGCCCATTCCTCGCTACGTCCGCCGATACATTATTCTCAAACATGATATAAACCCTCTGGGCATTGAAAAGGCAATTCAGCTTCTTGAGGAAACGGCTGCGCGGCCAGAATACAGCAAGCACAGGCAGAAGCAGTTGCTTATTGAGGCGGATATGTGGCGCTCGATTTACCTAAAGCCCGGCGTGCCAAGGCCTGACGTTCCAATATTCGAGCATAGGATAAACAATCTTCATCTAGGCTGGTATGCGCATCTTGCTTTAAGAGACCTCTACCGACAGGCAGGGCTTGATGAGCAGGCTAAACAACAGCAAATGGCGGCGCTGAATTCTGCTGGGGTTAATGCTGTCATTTTATCTGGGATTTTTCTATGCGCACTAGCTGTTCTTTTTGCAGGGTTAGTGCTCTTGATAGCCTATATTGACTTGAAAATTCACCCAAAAGCCCTGCGAACCTCGGTTCCCATTGAAATTCAGGCTGACCCTAGTGTAATAGCAGGATACTTGCTTGAAGTTTTCATTACATATCTCATAGTGCTTCTGGCATCACAGCTCATCGGGGGTGTCTTGCTTGGAACAGCAAATTTTGTTTCGGAGGAACTTAACCCTACTTTCGCAATTGCAGTAACAGCTGGGACTTACGTTTTCGGTGGACTTGTGGCGCTTGCGTATCTCTCCTTCCGGCTTAATCTTGCGGGTTGGTCGTGGAAAAGCCTTGGGTTAAAGGTTGACAATTTTGGTCGCAATGTGCTTTTTGGAATTGGTGGGTATTGTGCGGCTCTTCCACTTGTTCTCGCGGCGGGGTATATTTCGCAGTTGATGGAGAGGTATATCCGTTCGCCTGAGAATCCGGTCTTGCCGCTCTGCCTTCAGGCTGATACAATCATTGCCAAGATGCTCTTATTCCTATTGGTTGCAGTTGCCGCGCCGTTCTTCGAAGAGCTGTTCTTTCGCGGTGTGCTTTTTACTGGATTGCGTGCCCGATGGGGTGTAAATGTAGCTGTCGTCGTTTCAGCTATTATTTTTGCAAGCATTCATCCGTTTCCGATTCACTTCCTGCCGGTTTTTGTGTTAGGAACGGCATTTGCAATCTTGACGTATGAGCGAGGCTCACTTATTTCATCTATGGTTGCGCATGCACTTCAAAACAGCGCAGTATTTCTGTTGCTGGTACTGGTGAACTAG
- the proC gene encoding pyrroline-5-carboxylate reductase, which translates to MLGNKKIGFIGAGMMAEAIARGLLSAGVSAEAIIASDPDEKRREVFSAQLGVKATDDNKSVARWADILILAVKPFVMSEVLGEIGSEIKTDQLVISIAAGITTESIQNKLGEDVPVIRVMPNTPALIGKGASALAPGKSATPSHMEIALQIFGAVGKAVQVTEDKMDAVTGLSGSGPAYVYMFIEALADGGVRMGLPRQTAVMLAAQTVAGAAEMVLQTGTHTAELRDRVTTPGGTTIAGIAALEKAGFRSAAIEAVTAATLRSTELGKPNK; encoded by the coding sequence GTGCTTGGAAATAAAAAGATAGGTTTTATCGGTGCCGGCATGATGGCAGAGGCAATTGCACGAGGTCTTTTAAGTGCCGGGGTGAGCGCCGAAGCCATCATTGCATCTGATCCTGATGAAAAGCGGCGAGAGGTATTCAGCGCGCAGCTGGGAGTGAAGGCTACTGACGATAACAAGTCGGTCGCTAGATGGGCTGATATTCTAATCCTGGCAGTGAAGCCATTCGTCATGTCGGAGGTCCTTGGGGAGATTGGTAGTGAGATTAAAACGGACCAGCTTGTTATTTCTATCGCCGCTGGAATCACCACCGAGAGCATTCAAAATAAGTTAGGAGAAGACGTTCCTGTTATCCGCGTTATGCCGAACACTCCAGCGTTGATTGGGAAAGGCGCTAGCGCACTTGCTCCCGGTAAATCTGCCACGCCATCCCACATGGAAATTGCGCTCCAAATATTTGGTGCGGTGGGAAAGGCGGTTCAGGTAACTGAAGACAAGATGGATGCCGTTACTGGGTTGAGCGGCAGTGGCCCTGCATACGTATATATGTTCATCGAAGCATTGGCCGATGGTGGCGTACGGATGGGATTGCCAAGGCAGACAGCCGTTATGCTGGCAGCTCAGACGGTGGCTGGAGCAGCAGAAATGGTTCTCCAGACGGGAACTCATACAGCCGAGCTTCGCGATAGGGTGACGACGCCCGGCGGCACAACAATAGCTGGTATTGCAGCTCTTGAGAAAGCAGGGTTCCGCTCGGCGGCAATCGAGGCAGTGACGGCCGCTACATTGCGCTCTACAGAGTTGGGCAAACCAAACAAATAA
- a CDS encoding cell division protein SepF, whose amino-acid sequence MNSDMSTDGNEHRGFWSRIKRGIGISEIDEEEFPEEVVGADDPRGRPLTLRLHSARVSHVSVRQPTSFEDARLAADGLKEGRQQIINLEKSDQEMSERIIDFLNGVTYALNGFVEKVGERVYLFAPSNVVIDVPDDLHKASPGVFETT is encoded by the coding sequence ATGAATAGTGATATGTCCACAGATGGGAACGAGCATAGAGGTTTCTGGTCGAGGATAAAGCGGGGAATCGGCATCTCGGAGATTGACGAAGAGGAGTTCCCTGAGGAGGTCGTCGGTGCAGATGACCCGCGGGGCAGGCCGTTAACTCTGCGATTACATTCTGCGAGGGTGAGCCACGTGTCGGTAAGGCAGCCTACTTCTTTCGAGGATGCAAGGCTAGCGGCAGACGGATTAAAAGAGGGCCGGCAACAGATAATAAACCTGGAAAAGTCGGATCAAGAGATGTCTGAGCGCATCATTGACTTTCTGAACGGCGTGACTTATGCCCTCAACGGCTTCGTCGAGAAGGTTGGCGAGCGCGTTTACCTATTTGCGCCTAGCAATGTGGTTATTGATGTGCCGGACGATTTGCACAAGGCATCTCCTGGAGTGTTTGAAACGACCTAG
- a CDS encoding YggS family pyridoxal phosphate-dependent enzyme, whose translation MSIADNLRRVKDRISAAAERVGRSAEDIVLVAVTKTVGIDRIEEALAAGVTDIGENYVQDALAKFEAIGLRARWHMIGHLQTNKVRIAVGIFDLIQTVDSVKLAREIGKRSVAIGKTSDVLIEVNISGEESKFGVAPDQALDLVEEVLGIEGVRLQGLMGIAPFVDNQAVIRRSFAKLKKLWDELPIDHRVWLSMGMTSDFEIAIEEGSNMVRIGTAIFGPRV comes from the coding sequence ATGTCCATAGCAGATAACTTAAGGCGGGTCAAGGATAGGATTTCAGCCGCCGCAGAGCGGGTCGGCCGCTCTGCCGAAGATATTGTTCTCGTTGCAGTGACAAAAACCGTCGGCATAGACAGGATTGAGGAGGCCCTTGCCGCAGGTGTAACTGACATTGGCGAGAATTACGTTCAAGATGCGCTGGCGAAGTTCGAGGCGATAGGCTTGCGGGCACGGTGGCACATGATTGGGCATCTCCAAACGAACAAAGTCCGTATTGCTGTTGGGATATTTGATCTTATTCAGACGGTGGATAGCGTAAAGCTGGCTAGGGAGATTGGAAAGCGGTCGGTAGCGATTGGAAAGACCTCGGATGTTTTAATCGAGGTCAACATCTCGGGCGAAGAGTCTAAGTTTGGCGTGGCACCGGACCAAGCGCTAGACTTGGTGGAAGAGGTTTTGGGGATTGAAGGAGTCAGGCTTCAGGGTTTAATGGGAATTGCGCCGTTTGTTGATAATCAAGCCGTCATTAGAAGGTCATTTGCCAAACTAAAAAAGCTTTGGGATGAGCTACCAATAGACCACCGTGTTTGGCTATCAATGGGAATGACATCCGATTTTGAGATAGCTATCGAGGAAGGATCAAACATGGTTCGAATTGGAACGGCGATTTTTGGGCCACGGGTTTAA
- a CDS encoding class I SAM-dependent methyltransferase encodes MSSHEHLGPNEQISKQFDEIAVFYDTLMAGVPYTTWVEYIQRIVKKFCRRPKWVLDLCCGTGSVSILLAKKGYHVVGVDISPGMIAIAREKARMEHVSLDFYVQDVCRLSLERQFDLVISLFDSLNYILNPDDLLEAFHRTAEHMAKDSLLIFDLNTQLALEAGFFDQDNIGSGSPVEYFWRSSYDESSRICTIRMSFDYKTAEGPRHIELNHYQRAYTQNEIVSMLAQSGLTVLATYHGYTFREATGASDRVFYVAAK; translated from the coding sequence ATGAGCTCGCATGAACATCTCGGTCCTAATGAGCAGATTTCCAAGCAGTTTGATGAGATTGCGGTCTTCTATGATACGCTCATGGCTGGTGTGCCCTATACAACTTGGGTTGAATATATCCAGCGCATCGTAAAAAAGTTTTGCCGTAGGCCCAAATGGGTGCTCGACCTATGCTGTGGGACGGGGAGTGTGAGCATTCTCCTTGCAAAAAAGGGCTATCACGTTGTCGGGGTAGATATCTCGCCTGGAATGATAGCAATTGCTCGCGAGAAAGCTCGGATGGAGCACGTTTCCTTGGATTTCTACGTTCAGGACGTCTGCCGTTTGTCATTAGAAAGGCAGTTTGACTTGGTAATCTCGCTTTTTGATAGTCTGAATTATATTCTGAATCCCGATGATCTTCTCGAAGCATTTCACAGGACAGCCGAACACATGGCGAAGGATAGCCTTTTGATTTTCGACCTTAACACACAGCTTGCTTTAGAGGCGGGGTTCTTCGACCAAGATAATATCGGAAGTGGCTCGCCAGTCGAATATTTTTGGCGAAGTTCGTATGATGAGTCATCGCGAATTTGTACAATTCGCATGTCATTTGATTACAAAACCGCTGAGGGTCCTCGCCATATTGAGCTCAATCACTACCAGCGTGCGTATACTCAAAATGAAATTGTTTCGATGCTAGCCCAATCAGGTCTTACGGTATTGGCTACATATCATGGATACACCTTTAGAGAGGCAACAGGAGCCAGCGATCGGGTTTTCTATGTAGCAGCAAAGTAG